From the genome of Adhaeribacter pallidiroseus:
CCTTTCTTTTCATGGATGTACTAAGCAAAAACTAGCTAACTATTAAATCCTGCTTGGTATCGTCGAAGGTAATTTTTTTGCCGGTAGTTAAAGCCGCGTAGGTCATTTGGTTGGCTACGGAGTGGTTGTAACCAGCTCTTACGGAAGCATTCGGCGTTTTGCGACTCCGTACGCATTCCATCCAGTTGCGCATGTGCAAGGAGGTCATCGGGTCGCCGCCGGTGTTGGCAGCGGTTTCCATTTTGGTAGCGTTAGGCAAAGTAAACTCTTGCAGCAAGTTGGCTTTCAGGCCCATTTCGTCGGCCATTTTCTGGGTTAAACCGCCTTCCGAAGTTATTTTGTTGGTGTCCAGGTTCATCATACCGCCGTTGGAGTAATACAACTCTTTGGTACCGCCCGCGCCGTTGTGGAACCGCGATGAGAATACAACCTGAAAGCCTTTGCTCATGTCGTCTTTCGGACCGTAATCAAACACGGCCGTCATGGTGTCGGCGTTTTTACGACCGTCTTTCCACATGTAGACTCCGCCGTTGGCCGAAACGCTGCGCGGATGCTCCAGACCGGTAAACCAATGCACGGTATCAATCTGGTGCGACATCCATTGGCCCGGTATACCGGTGGAGTATGGATAAAACAAGCGGAATTCTAAATATTTACGCGGGTCCCAAGCTTCTTTGGGCCGGTTCATTAAAAAGCGATCCCAGTCGGTATCTTCTTTGCGGATTTCTTTGGTAAGCGGCACCCGCCAGCGGCCCGGTTGGTTTACGTTCCAGCACATTTCCACCATGGTAATATCGCCGAATTTACCCGACCGGATAAACTCATTGGCGGCAATATAATTC
Proteins encoded in this window:
- a CDS encoding Gfo/Idh/MocA family protein — protein: MENSKENSRREFIKKATLGTIGVAAMGISAKSYGRILGANDRVNVGIIGFSNRFKSSLVPSFLDHQKELNFAFVGVSDIWNRRRDEAEAYIKEKAGMKIKKYRNNDELYGNKDIDAVIISTADFQHALMGVEAVKAGRDAYIEKPMAESMDDARAILKAVEESDRIVQIGSQRRSAPNYIAANEFIRSGKFGDITMVEMCWNVNQPGRWRVPLTKEIRKEDTDWDRFLMNRPKEAWDPRKYLEFRLFYPYSTGIPGQWMSHQIDTVHWFTGLEHPRSVSANGGVYMWKDGRKNADTMTAVFDYGPKDDMSKGFQVVFSSRFHNGAGGTKELYYSNGGMMNLDTNKITSEGGLTQKMADEMGLKANLLQEFTLPNATKMETAANTGGDPMTSLHMRNWMECVRSRKTPNASVRAGYNHSVANQMTYAALTTGKKITFDDTKQDLIVS